A region of Dehalococcoidales bacterium DNA encodes the following proteins:
- a CDS encoding universal stress protein — MYRRILVPVDGSELAECVLPHVETLAKGCSTEEVILLNVTERLSAERPVIRSSARHPAPLSAPETVLESLPEPEPITKLPLSIGKKQEQANKYLNKLARKLQDKGIKVRTRVLLGQPAEEIAAYAENEDCDLIVMASHGRSGISRWAYGSVADKVFRASPVPVLMVKAPGATAGT; from the coding sequence ATGTACAGGAGAATTTTAGTCCCGGTAGACGGCTCCGAGTTAGCCGAATGCGTGCTTCCACATGTCGAAACACTGGCTAAAGGTTGCAGCACTGAAGAGGTCATCCTCCTAAACGTAACCGAACGCCTGAGCGCCGAGAGACCGGTCATCCGCAGCTCCGCCCGCCACCCGGCACCGTTATCCGCGCCTGAAACCGTACTCGAATCCCTGCCTGAACCTGAACCAATTACCAAACTACCCCTCTCCATCGGCAAAAAACAGGAGCAGGCTAACAAATATCTCAATAAGCTGGCCAGGAAACTGCAGGATAAGGGGATTAAGGTACGTACCAGGGTGCTGCTGGGACAGCCGGCAGAGGAAATAGCCGCCTACGCCGAAAACGAAGACTGCGACCTCATCGTTATGGCCAGTCACGGCAGGTCTGGCATCAGCCGGTGGGCTTACGGCAGCGTTGCCGACAAGGTCTTCCGCGCCAGCCCGGTACCGGTCTTGATGGTGAAAGCGCCGGGGGCAACCGCCGGTACTTAA